From a region of the Acidaminococcales bacterium genome:
- a CDS encoding sulfite exporter TauE/SafE family protein, which yields MTELLIGLVMGLLSGVLGIGGGVVLVPMLALILGTPQHLAQGISLLVIIPTSISGLIALRKSNLVDFRAVRHLAAGSVAGALLSANFAHFISPLVLKKIFGIFIIYAGMRMISPPKKR from the coding sequence ATGACGGAACTTTTGATCGGACTTGTCATGGGGCTGTTAAGCGGCGTTTTGGGCATTGGCGGCGGCGTTGTGCTTGTCCCCATGCTGGCCCTCATTTTGGGCACGCCGCAGCATCTGGCGCAGGGAATATCGCTGCTCGTAATCATTCCCACCTCGATCTCGGGGCTGATAGCGCTTAGAAAGAGCAACTTGGTGGATTTTCGCGCCGTGCGGCATCTCGCGGCGGGTTCGGTCGCCGGCGCGCTGCTGAGCGCGAACTTTGCGCACTTCATATCGCCTTTGGTGCTTAAAAAAATTTTTGGCATATTTATAATTTACGCCGGCATGAGGATGATCTCTCCGCCCAAAAAGCGCTGA
- a CDS encoding sulfite exporter TauE/SafE family protein: MGSAADGLTWKYLFAGFIIGILSGLLGVGGGIFLIPLLTVYFGLVQHKAHAVSLAVVLPTAIVGAAIYGFHGDMDIVLGAKLAIGGIVGATIGARAMQKIPAAVLKRLFGLLLCLTGVRMLLS, encoded by the coding sequence ATGGGTTCAGCGGCTGACGGGTTGACGTGGAAATATCTTTTCGCCGGGTTTATCATCGGTATATTGAGCGGACTTTTGGGCGTTGGCGGCGGCATATTTTTGATACCGCTCCTCACGGTCTACTTTGGCCTTGTCCAGCACAAGGCGCATGCCGTTTCGTTGGCGGTGGTGCTGCCAACCGCCATAGTCGGGGCGGCTATTTATGGATTTCACGGCGACATGGACATCGTGCTGGGCGCCAAGCTGGCGATCGGCGGCATCGTTGGGGCGACCATCGGCGCGCGCGCGATGCAGAAAATCCCCGCCGCCGTTTTAAAACGATTGTTCGGCCTGCTGCTTTGCTTGACGGGCGTTAGGATGCTATTGTCATGA